TCATTCATTGGAGCAGAAATAACAACGTTCGGAATACAACGCATAAAAGCAATATCATATGCTCCCTGATGTGTAGCACCATCTGCACCAACCATTCCGGCACGATCCAAACAAAACACAACATTTAAATTCTGTAAAGCCACATCATGAATTGCCTGATCGTAGCTACGCTGCATAAATGAAGAATAAATATTACAAAAAGGTATCATCCCTTGTTTTGCTAATCCTGCAGAAAAAGTTACTGCATGTTGTTCTGCAATTCCAACATCAAAAACCCTTTCTGGCATCTCCTCCATCATAATATTTAAAGAGCAACCGGAAGGCATTGCTGGTGTAATACCTACTATTTTTTTATTTTCTTTTGCTAATTCTGTAATTGTTTCCCCAAAAACATCCTGGTATAAAGGTGGAGTTTCAATATTATTAACTTCTTTGATTATTTCGCCAGTGCTTTTATCAAATAACCCAGGAGCATGAAAAACCGTTTGCTGTTCTTCTGCCTGCTTAAACCCCTTGCCTTTAACAGTTAGTACATGAAGTAATTTCGGTCCCGGAATTTTTTTCATGTCTTCCAGAATTCTGGCTAAATAAATAACATCGTGCCCATCAACCGGACCAAAATACCTGAAATTAAGTGCTTCAAATAAATTACTATGACGTAAAACTATTGACTTAATACTATTATCTATCTTTTGAATTGCCTGTTGTGCATTTGGCCCCCACTTACCTACTCTGCCAAGAAAATTCCATACATCATCTTTTATTTTGTTATATGTTCTGGAAGTTGAAATATCTAACAAGTATTCGCTAAAAGCACCCACACTCCTATCAATAGCCATATGATTATCATTTAAAACAACAAGCATATTGGTTTTTAAATCACCTGCATTATTTAATCCTTCAAAGGCCATTCCTGCAGTCATTGAGCCATCACCTATTACAGCTACAATTTGTCTGTCGGTTCTGTTATTAAGTTTATCTGCAACAGCCATTCCTAAAGCAGCAGAAATAGAAGTTGACGAATGTCCAACTGCAAAGGCATCATATTCACTTTCGTTTGGATTGGGGTATCCGCTTATTCCATCCTTTTTTCTATTAGTATGAAAAACATCTTTTCGTCCTGTTAAAATTTTATGCCCGTAAGCCTGATGACCAACATCCCAGATAATCTGATCTGCTGGTAAATTCAACACATAATGCAAAGCAACAGTTAGTTCAACAACTCCTAAACTTGCGCCAAAATGACCAGGGTTACAAGAAAGTTCATCAATTATAAACTGACGCAATTCATTAGAAAGCTGTATTAGCTGAATATTCGTGAGTTTCTTTAAGTCGGCCGGACTTTTAATATCAGGTAATATAGGTTTAAGGTTTTCCGGCATTTATAAATTTATTTAATCTGCAAAGTTAAGCTAATTTGTTTATTGTGAAATTTAAAAATACACGATTTTAATCTATCGTTAGATAAAATAATTGGAATTAACGATGAAAAACCTAACTTATTAGCTTAATATCTTTAAAAAAACTTAAATAGTTTACAGACCATTCTTCTAATTAATAAACTCAATTATCTTCTTTGTTGCACCTATTCTATTCTCAACAAATCTTTTAGAAATATCTGAAGTTTTTTTGCAATATGAATTATCGTTTAACAATTTATTAAAATGTTGTTCAAGTTCAGAATTAGAATTTATACTAAATGCACCTTTTTCTTTAATTAAATCAACTGCCTCAGAAAATTTGTGATAGTTAGAACCAAAAAGTACAGGTAAACCAAAAACTGCTGCTTCAAGAATATTATGTATTCCCTTTCCAAATCCACCTCCAATATAAGCAATATTACCATACTTATATAATGACGAAAGCATTCCCACATTATCAACAAGCAATACTCTTGCAGTTTTTAAATCAGATTCTGATGCTTTAGAAAATCTTACAACAGAAATTAAGATTCTTTCTTCAGTTTTTATTAAACCCGATTCAGAAATTTCGTGTGGTGCAATTATAAATTTAATTTCACTAGATGATTTATTTATGTAGGGCACTAATACTTCTTCATCTTTTGGCCAAGCAGAACCAATAATAATTATTTTATGACCTTCTGAAAACACAGATGCTTCCTTAATTAATTTTGCATTTGAAGCAATTTCATAAACTCTGTCAAATCGGGTGTCTCCTGCAACTGAAGTATGCATAATATTAATAGAATTTAACAAGTTAAACGACTCTTCGTTTTGCACAAATATATGAGTAAAATAATCAAGTAATTTTTTATACCATCCACCATACCACTTAAAGAAAAGTTGTTCCTTACGAAAAATAGCCGAAATAAGATAAACAGGAATATTATTTTTATGTAATTCTTTTAAAAATATTTGCCAGAATTCATATTTAACAAATATCACCTTTAATGGTTTAACAATGTTCAGAAATCTTCTAACATTAGATCTTGTATCTAAAGGCAAATAGAAAACCCAGTCGGCTCCATTATAATTTTTTCTGATTTCATAACCCGACGGTGAAAAAAAAGTGAGTAAAATTTTATGATCAGGATTCTGAATTCTATAGGCTTCAATCACTGGTCTGCCTTGTTCAAATTCTCCTAAAGACGCACAATGAAACCAAACAACATTGCTTTGTCCTTCTAAACTATTTTTTAATATCTTGAATAAATTTTTTCTGCCTTTTATCCAAGCATGTGCTTTTGTATTAAAAGGTGAAACAATTAAAATTGTCAGGTAATATAATCTTATTAAAATGCAATAAAGAAATTGCATAGTATTAGTAAAAATAATATTTATCCGGAACTCTTTTGTAAATAGGAATTATCCAGCCAACTTTTATTGAGTTTAACAGATCCATTCTTTTTTCATCAGCTTTCTTCATAAGTGCAAAATCGTAACTTCTTCCACTTTTAGTAAACCCCTGATATAGTTCAACCCCAAAATAAAAATTCAGTAATTGCTTTTTACTAAAATATACATAACCAATAAATTCAGAAGCACTAAATCCTATACACATTTTATCGTATCCTTTTTTGTAATCTCCTAAAATCTGTGGAGTGTTATTTCCATCATTCTCAATTCTTAGTTTATGTTGTAAAACACCACCACCTGCCATAATTAACAATCCACTGTTAGGATGTTTCTTGAGTAAAGGAAAAACTTTTCCAATCCTTGCACCAATAAAATAACCTCTTTCAAAGGTGCTTATTTTTGCATATTCTCCATTTTCGTTAATAATATTACCATTTGATGTGGATATACTATCAAATACTGATGCAGCATCACCTTTTAAATTATTTCCAAATAAATAGTTTGCATTAACTTCTAAAATAAAATTAGATTTTAGCTTTAACATAAATGACCCGCCAATATTTGAGTTAACTCCATAACGTTTTGACAAATCACCTCCCGGAAACTGAACCATATAAGAACCGGAAAACATAGGAAATGTAATAGCAGAATCTATCGTTTTTTGTGCTTTAACTTTTTCAATAGATAAGTTAAAGATGAACAATATGAATATTAAAAAAAATACTGTTTTCATGCTTCAAAGTTAATTATTTCTTCGGTTAAAATCTTTTTTGATTAATTCTTTGAAACGAGTTTTGCAATTCGTACATTTGACTATGCAATTTAAGCAAGCTTTTCTTTGTATAATAATTATTTCCGTATTTTTCAGCTGTAATGAACAAAGTGAGAATAACAGAAATAAGATTAGTAATATTATATCAGAAGAAAATATTATTGGCTTACCTGATGTAATAAAAGATCTTCCTGTAGGAATCTCTGTTACAAATGAACCCGACACAATTTATGCGGAAATAAATACTAAAGGCAGCAAAAAATATATCTGGAAACATACTACAACAGTAAAAGCCTTAAATAATGATATTAAAATATTAGAATTTGGAACATATAATTATAAGAATGATCAGTGGGTATTAGGTGATTCTACAAAAAAACCATATACATCAGCTGACTTTGATAAATGGTATTGCAGAAAAAAGAATGGAATTATTACTTTTGATTACTGCAAAGAAGGCTATATTGCTAAAAATGTAGAATTTATAGATCCTTCAAATTTCTGTATAAGAAAAGACAGCCTTGTTTCACGTAATGGCCTGTGGTATTACATAGGCGTTGATCCGTCAGGTAAAAAGGTTATGGGATATGGCAGATATATTACTATAGATAAATTGAAATAGTAGGCCATTTTCAAAATTTCTAAAATTTCTACCTTTCTTTTTCGTTTACTCTGCTATTCGTTTTCTATCTTTGAAAAAACCTTAGAATTGAGATTTTTTGTAATTATATTTATTTCTTTAATTTTTGCTTTGCATAGCTCAGCACAAGTGCTTTCTACATTTCACACAAAATATTTAACATCATTATCTGACACTATTCAAATTGACAGTCTTGCAATTGTTCCTTCAACTTTAAAATTATTTAACCAGAACGGAATAGAAATCCCTGACAGTATATATAAGATTGATTATGCCAATTCTAAGATTATTTTTTTACAAAAAGATTTTCAGAGCATTAAAATAAGTTACCGTACTTTTCCGATTGATTTTAAAAAATCTTTTTTTCATAAAAATCCTGAAATAAGATTAAATTCAAATGGCAATACTATAAACCCATATACATACAGACTTAACGAAACAAAAAATAACAATAATTTTGGTACCGATGAATTAATTAAACGCGGAAGTATTTCACGTGGTGTTTCGTTTGGAAATAATCAGGATGTAGTTGTTAATTCAAATCTTAATCTGCAATTATCAGGAAAATTAAGTAAAGATTTAAATATTCTTGCAGCAGTAACTGATAACAATATTCCAATTCAACCGGAAGGCAATACGCAACAAATTCAGGATTTTGATAAAGTTTATATAACTGTCTTTAATGAATCATTTAAATTAACTCTTGGCGATTTTGAATTAACCAAGCCAACCGGAAATTTTATGACAATGAACCGAAAAGCACAAGGTTTAATAGCTTCAAACATTTTTAAATTCGGAAAAGCTAAAACAAACATTTTTAAAACAACATTAAGTGGTTCTGTTTCTAAAGGAAAATATTTCAGAATGGCATTTAACGGAACCGAAGGAACACAAGGTCCATATAGACTTAAAGGAGCATTTAACGAACCATACATTATTATTATTGCAGGAAGTGAGCGTGTTTTTATAGATGGCAAGCAGTTAGAACGCGGACAAAATAATGATTATGTAATCGACTATAATACTGCCGAACTAAGCTTTACTGCAAAACAGCCAATAACAAAAGACAAACGAATTGTAATTGAATATGAATACAGCGATAAAAACTATGCACGCTTTTTATTATTCTCGGGAAATGAATGGCAAACTAAAAATGGAAAATTATGGTTAAATGTTATTTCCGAACAAGATAGTAAAAATCAAACTCTGCAGCAAAATTTAACAGAAAATGAAAAAATAATTTTAACTGAAGCCGGAGATAATTCTGCACTTGCCGTAGTTCCTTATTTTTCAATTGATACAGCAAATAACAGTAATTCCGTTTATTATTTAATGGTAGATACCATTGTAAATACAACAATTTATGACAGCATCTTTGTTTTCAGCACTAATCCCGACAGCGCGATTTATCATTTAGGATTCAGCTATTTAGGCCCAGGAAATGGAAATTACATCCAAATAAATTCATCTGCAAATGGAAGAGTGTTTAAATGGGTGGCTCCAATTAATGGCATTAAACAAGGTGATTACGAACCTGTTCGTCAACTAATTGCCCCACGAAGAAAAACTGTTGTAACAACAGGAGCAGATTTTAATATATCTAAAAAACTTAACATTAAGTACGAATTTGGACTTAGCGAAAATGATTTGAATACTTTTTCTTCAAAAGATGATAATAATAATGCCGGATATGCTTTTAAGATTGCCATTGACAGGAAATTTTTATTTGGCGATACATCTAAAAATAAATTTAACATAAGCACATACGTACAACAGGTTGATAAAAAATTCGACCCACTGGAACGATACAGATCTTCAGAATTTGAAAGAGACTGGAATTTAACCAGTTCGAACACAAAACAGAATGAGCTAATAACAGGATTAGCTCTCTCATTTAAAAGAGTAAAAACCACATCACTTTTATATGGCATTGACTATATGAACAGACAGAATATTTTTAAAGGATTCAGAAATAACTTAACAACCATAACAACTTGGAAAGGATTTAGAGTTGAAGGAAAAGGAAGCTATCTGCAATCTGATGAAACAAATAAAAACACAAGCTATTTACGCCACAGGCTTTCGCTTAGAAAAGAATTAAAATCAATTTATTTTGGTGTTGCAGAAGAACAGGAAATTAACAAATGGAAAGCACCTGAGAATGACAGCCTCTATTCAAACAGCTTTAGATATGACATTCTAGAAGCATTTGCAGGACTTTCCGACACAACAAAAAATCCATTATCTTTTAACTATATAAATAGAAAAGACTATTTGCCAACAGGTAAAAATTTAAATTTTGCAACAAATGCAAATGATTTTCACTTTTCATCTTCTTTAGCAAAAAATCCCAAAAATATACTTAAGACAGATATTACTTATAGAATATTGGACATTACAGACACCTCATTAACAACAGCTTTACGTGAAGACAATTTAACCGGAAGATTAGAACATTCACTTCGAATCTACAAATCGTTATTTACTGTTAACACCGTATACGAAACTGGAAGCGGACTCGAAGCAAAAAAAGAATTTTCTTATCTGGAGGTTCCTGCCGGACAAGGAATATATACATGGACAGACTACAATGAAAACGGAATGAAAGAATTAGATGAATTTGAAGTTGCAATGTTTTCTGATCAGGCAACATTTATCAGAATATTTACTCCAACAAATGAATTTGAGAAAGTTTTCACAACAAAGCTCACACAAGTTGTAAATTTAAAACCCGAAACTGTATGGGGAAATAAAAAAGGATTTAAAAAATTAGTTTCTCGTTTCTCAAACCAACTTGCATACAATATTGATAATAAACATAAGTCAAAAGAAATTGCACAAAGAATTTTACCATTTCCGGGTATAGTTGCCGATTCCTTAAGTATTTCGCAAAATAAAAATATCCGTAACACATTATCGTTTAACCGGACTAACTCTGTTTTTGGTTTAGATTATCTTTATCAGGATGTTCAAGGAAGCTTACTATTATTAAATGGTATTGACATAAGAGCATTAAAACAACATACACTAAAATTCAGATGGAATCTAAGTCAACTTATTAGTCTTTCAGGCTCGGGTTCAACTGCAGAAAAAACATTTTCATCAGAATATTTCAGTAACAGGAATTTTAAACTTGATTTAAAAACCGGAGAAATATCTGTAAATATACAACCTACAAACTCATTACGATTCACCTTAAATGGAAAACACACTAATAAAATTAATTTAACCGGAATAGAAACAGCCAATCTTACAAATGCCGGATTAGAAATAAGATATAATGTTATAGAAAAAGGAAACATTTCCTTAAAAGCAGATTATATTCATATAAATTTTAAAGGAACAGCATCTTCATCTCTAGGCTATGAATTATTAGAAGGATTGCTTGCAGGCAATAATGCAACATGGGTTGTTGAATATCAACGTGACTTATCAAATTCTCTTCAAATCAGTAT
Above is a window of Bacteroidia bacterium DNA encoding:
- a CDS encoding 1-deoxy-D-xylulose-5-phosphate synthase; translation: MPENLKPILPDIKSPADLKKLTNIQLIQLSNELRQFIIDELSCNPGHFGASLGVVELTVALHYVLNLPADQIIWDVGHQAYGHKILTGRKDVFHTNRKKDGISGYPNPNESEYDAFAVGHSSTSISAALGMAVADKLNNRTDRQIVAVIGDGSMTAGMAFEGLNNAGDLKTNMLVVLNDNHMAIDRSVGAFSEYLLDISTSRTYNKIKDDVWNFLGRVGKWGPNAQQAIQKIDNSIKSIVLRHSNLFEALNFRYFGPVDGHDVIYLARILEDMKKIPGPKLLHVLTVKGKGFKQAEEQQTVFHAPGLFDKSTGEIIKEVNNIETPPLYQDVFGETITELAKENKKIVGITPAMPSGCSLNIMMEEMPERVFDVGIAEQHAVTFSAGLAKQGMIPFCNIYSSFMQRSYDQAIHDVALQNLNVVFCLDRAGMVGADGATHQGAYDIAFMRCIPNVVISAPMNEIELRNLMYTAQLGKGPFVIRYPRGHGVITKWRKPFKEIQIGKGEILREGDEVAVLALGHPVNFALSATDKLEDEGIKAAVYNMRFVKPLDEELLHSIFKKFKYIVTVEDGSVSGGFGSAVLEFMAENNYSAKVKRLGIPDKFIEHATQMQQYKMCGYDSESIEKAVLEFHKLAEKKYHKAK
- a CDS encoding 3-deoxy-D-manno-octulosonic acid transferase translates to MQFLYCILIRLYYLTILIVSPFNTKAHAWIKGRKNLFKILKNSLEGQSNVVWFHCASLGEFEQGRPVIEAYRIQNPDHKILLTFFSPSGYEIRKNYNGADWVFYLPLDTRSNVRRFLNIVKPLKVIFVKYEFWQIFLKELHKNNIPVYLISAIFRKEQLFFKWYGGWYKKLLDYFTHIFVQNEESFNLLNSINIMHTSVAGDTRFDRVYEIASNAKLIKEASVFSEGHKIIIIGSAWPKDEEVLVPYINKSSSEIKFIIAPHEISESGLIKTEERILISVVRFSKASESDLKTARVLLVDNVGMLSSLYKYGNIAYIGGGFGKGIHNILEAAVFGLPVLFGSNYHKFSEAVDLIKEKGAFSINSNSELEQHFNKLLNDNSYCKKTSDISKRFVENRIGATKKIIEFIN